A DNA window from Patescibacteria group bacterium contains the following coding sequences:
- a CDS encoding alpha-1,2-fucosyltransferase, with product MVKLIGGLGNQMFQYALGRHLAHINHTELKLDISGFHDYKLHAYSLGHFNIVENFATKEEVARFQKYRRKRGKKWFLYNRLIANERKYIEEKQFHFDPRILEIKEEAYLDGYWQTEKYFKDSAYIIRKEAIVKTTLQGKDAAVAKEIEATTSVMVHIRRGDYVTNEQTNEYHGTCGLDYYHKAIELMSEKVHNPHFFIFSDDHEWVKNNIVLEYPVTYVDHNKADKNYEDLRLMSLCKHQIIANSSFSWWGAWLNQNPEKIVIAPSRWFSKTKPNVDTKDVIPDSWIKI from the coding sequence TGGTAAAACTAATTGGAGGACTCGGAAACCAAATGTTCCAATACGCATTGGGTAGACATCTCGCCCATATAAATCACACTGAATTAAAATTGGACATCTCCGGCTTCCATGACTATAAACTCCATGCGTATAGCTTGGGCCATTTCAATATCGTGGAAAATTTTGCAACCAAAGAAGAAGTGGCGAGATTTCAAAAATATCGCAGGAAACGGGGAAAGAAATGGTTTCTCTATAACAGGCTGATCGCAAATGAACGAAAGTATATAGAAGAAAAACAGTTCCATTTTGACCCGCGGATCTTAGAAATAAAAGAAGAAGCTTATCTTGATGGTTATTGGCAAACTGAAAAATACTTCAAAGACAGTGCATATATTATACGCAAGGAAGCGATCGTTAAAACCACTCTGCAGGGAAAAGATGCGGCTGTTGCCAAAGAGATAGAGGCGACCACCTCGGTGATGGTGCATATCAGGCGTGGCGATTATGTTACGAACGAGCAAACAAACGAATACCATGGAACATGCGGGCTAGATTACTATCATAAGGCGATCGAGCTCATGTCCGAGAAAGTACACAATCCGCATTTTTTTATATTCTCAGACGATCACGAATGGGTAAAAAACAACATCGTATTGGAATATCCGGTAACGTATGTGGATCACAATAAGGCCGACAAAAATTACGAAGACTTGCGGCTTATGAGTCTTTGTAAACATCAAATCATCGCCAATAGTTCCTTCAGTTGGTGGGGAGCATGGCTTAATCAAAATCCCGAAAAAATAGTGATAGCGCCAAGCAGATGGTTTAGTAAAACAAAACCTAATGTTGATACAAAAGACGTAATTCCTGATTCGTGGATTAAGATCTGA
- the asnB gene encoding asparagine synthase (glutamine-hydrolyzing) → MCGIIGITGKDTQKIDASKLSLMLASLGKRGPDDKGTLSFPLCTLGQTRLSIIDLSLGHQPMRDNKRDMAITFNGEIYNYRELKKDLEAKGYVFSTNSDTEVILKAYQEYGDECPKYLDGMFAFAIWDNEKEQLFLARDRFGKKPLYYAFDKNNNLLVASEIKALFESGHIKGELDYGAIDNYLTLMYVPPWKSIYKNIHVISPASKAVYKNSELHIEKYWSIPENPQKPTYEEAKTRIKELIQMAVKKRMVADVEVGSLLSGGVDSTLVTYLAQQFMDRPIKTFSVGYQGSASELPYAREASEKIGTDHYTLEIKANLIDELEKITEYMDEPHADSSNFPQHLISELASSKVKVALSGDGADELFMGYGWYSKYGNIRKIVQLKNFFFSNQFKEHIKNISVFQKNERKKLWKNFGEISDDIVDHAINTIKGNGVRKINFFDLTTYLPGQLLYKIDRTSMMHSLEIRSPFLDKDLAEYVYNIPTEYKMNGNQGKIILKDILAEIMPKEFVYRRKQGFGAPVKEWLKTETMKKFVLHTLGNNASIYKFLKKEAVLSMINAFYQKGDDKMYYKIWSLLCLELWLKSHEKYHRLTV, encoded by the coding sequence ATGTGTGGAATAATCGGCATAACAGGAAAAGATACCCAAAAAATAGACGCATCAAAACTTTCTTTGATGCTTGCTTCCCTAGGGAAGCGCGGTCCTGACGACAAAGGCACGCTCTCCTTCCCGCTCTGCACCCTCGGACAAACGCGCCTTTCAATCATTGACCTTTCTCTAGGCCACCAGCCCATGCGCGATAACAAGCGCGATATGGCGATCACCTTCAATGGAGAAATTTACAATTATCGCGAATTAAAAAAAGATCTTGAAGCAAAGGGGTATGTTTTTTCAACCAATTCGGACACCGAGGTCATTCTCAAGGCCTATCAAGAATATGGCGACGAATGCCCTAAATATCTTGACGGAATGTTTGCCTTTGCAATTTGGGACAACGAAAAAGAACAGCTTTTCTTGGCGCGCGACCGTTTTGGCAAGAAACCGCTCTACTACGCGTTTGACAAAAACAACAATCTTCTTGTCGCATCGGAAATCAAAGCGCTTTTTGAATCGGGTCACATAAAGGGAGAACTGGATTATGGCGCGATAGATAATTATCTGACCCTTATGTATGTGCCGCCATGGAAAAGTATTTACAAAAATATACACGTTATCTCCCCCGCCTCAAAAGCAGTATATAAAAATAGCGAACTTCATATAGAAAAATACTGGTCAATACCTGAAAATCCCCAAAAACCTACCTATGAAGAAGCGAAAACAAGAATCAAAGAACTCATTCAAATGGCGGTCAAAAAACGGATGGTCGCTGATGTAGAAGTTGGCTCGCTCCTCTCGGGCGGTGTTGACTCCACTCTGGTAACCTATCTCGCGCAACAATTCATGGATCGCCCGATCAAAACCTTCTCGGTTGGCTATCAAGGTAGTGCGAGCGAACTTCCCTATGCCAGAGAAGCGAGCGAAAAAATTGGCACAGACCATTACACTCTTGAAATAAAAGCGAATCTTATCGACGAGCTTGAAAAAATCACTGAATACATGGACGAGCCACATGCCGACTCCTCAAACTTTCCTCAACACTTAATTTCAGAACTTGCTTCATCAAAAGTTAAAGTGGCACTCTCGGGTGACGGGGCAGACGAGTTGTTTATGGGTTATGGTTGGTATTCTAAATATGGAAATATAAGAAAAATTGTACAATTAAAAAATTTCTTCTTTTCAAATCAATTTAAAGAACATATTAAAAATATATCAGTATTTCAAAAAAATGAGCGTAAAAAACTATGGAAAAATTTTGGTGAAATAAGCGATGATATTGTAGACCACGCAATCAATACCATTAAGGGTAATGGGGTGCGGAAAATAAATTTCTTTGATCTGACAACATACCTTCCGGGCCAGCTTCTCTATAAGATAGATAGAACGAGTATGATGCATTCACTTGAGATACGCTCCCCTTTTCTTGACAAAGATCTGGCGGAATACGTGTACAACATTCCAACTGAATATAAAATGAACGGTAATCAGGGAAAAATCATCCTCAAAGATATTCTGGCGGAAATCATGCCAAAAGAATTTGTTTACAGAAGAAAGCAGGGATTCGGCGCGCCGGTTAAAGAGTGGCTGAAGACAGAGACAATGAAAAAGTTTGTTCTCCATACGCTGGGAAACAACGCATCAATAT